Proteins from one Panicum virgatum strain AP13 chromosome 7K, P.virgatum_v5, whole genome shotgun sequence genomic window:
- the LOC120639918 gene encoding glycine-rich protein 1-like, whose product MAGRRPGGENPEGRARAGAAGTCEAACGEDGATSGEAGVTGAAAGATSGVVEGATGATSGAHRVGWGNPGGGPTGWERTPAEATRGPADVVIVAMVSSAMATRGPAEENVTSWAIASWAAVPVRGPVDEDGASGAACGMREAAAGGASRAACGMREAAAGGASRAARGARDASEAPGE is encoded by the coding sequence ATGGCGGGAAGACGTCCAGGAGGCGAGAACCCAGAGGGACGGGCACGTGCAGGAGCCGCGGGCACCTGTGAAGCGGCTtgcggcgaggacggcgcgaCCAGCGGCGAGGCGGGCGTGACCGGTGCCGCTGCCGGCGCGACCAGCGGTGTGGTCGAGGGCGCGACTGGTGCGACTAGTGGCGCACACCGAGTCGGGTGGGGAAACCCGGGTGGCGGCCCAACAGGCTGGGAGCGGACGCCAGCCGAGGCCACACGAGGACCTGCTGACGTCGTCATCGTGGCGATGGTGTCCTCAGCAATGGCCACACGTGGACCGGCCGAGGAGAACGTCACATCGTGGGCCATAGCGTCGTGGGCCGCAGTGCCCGTGCGGGGGCCGGTTGACGAGGACGGCGCATCGGGGGCCGCATGTGGcatgcgggaggcggcggccggcggcgcatcGAGGGCCGCATGTGGcatgcgggaggcggcggccggcggcgcatcgagggccgcgcgtggtgcacGGGACGCGTCTGAAGCACCGGGCGAGTGA